The following coding sequences lie in one Streptomyces sp. NBC_00510 genomic window:
- a CDS encoding serine/threonine protein kinase yields the protein MRTERVIPVFQPLAPGDPATVAGYRIAARLGEGGMGTVYLSYTPGGRPVAIKVIRPELAADHEFRRRFQLEVQAAQQVQGLYTAPVIDSDTDGERPWLATAYVAGPSLQAAVGRHGPFPVPAVALTVAGIAEALQAIHSVGIVHRDLKPSNVLLAADGPRVIDFGIARAADATSLTRSGVIIGTPAFMTPEQASGAPCLPPTDVFALGQVAVYAATGRPAFGEGTPHAALYRIVHAEPELSGVPDELAELARLCLKKDPAARPTPAEVIDICRRISPRTELRRPEGWLPPAVAADIGRHTTMPAPPRSPVPRPGPRPGVVVAVIAGLAAACVAALLVYGRTVDRSDGPSGAGSPDRGSSTSTAPSGSGTGDGSGGDSGEKAAPAADPPSTSYKGVDLADGYTISLSELPPKPYHPKTGPHYEGDFGYFTDWVTQSWGFATPDGNTLALLTNRQTGSLATCRSATRYSQQISRENAVKGSRICVVTAAGHIALVTVRGYSPEGADNYYATVDLTVWQNAEQPGED from the coding sequence ATGCGGACTGAGCGGGTGATCCCGGTGTTCCAGCCGTTGGCGCCCGGTGATCCGGCCACCGTCGCGGGGTACCGGATCGCCGCCCGCCTCGGTGAGGGGGGCATGGGGACGGTGTACCTGTCGTACACACCCGGCGGGCGCCCGGTCGCCATCAAGGTGATCCGGCCGGAACTGGCCGCGGACCACGAGTTCCGCCGCAGGTTCCAGCTGGAGGTCCAAGCCGCCCAGCAGGTGCAGGGCCTGTACACCGCGCCGGTCATCGACAGCGACACCGATGGGGAGCGCCCCTGGCTCGCCACGGCGTATGTGGCGGGGCCCTCCCTGCAGGCGGCTGTCGGCCGGCACGGGCCGTTCCCGGTGCCTGCCGTGGCGCTCACCGTCGCCGGGATCGCCGAGGCCCTGCAGGCCATCCACAGCGTCGGCATCGTGCACCGCGACCTCAAACCGTCCAACGTGCTGCTGGCCGCCGACGGGCCGCGGGTCATCGACTTCGGGATCGCCCGGGCCGCCGACGCGACCTCGCTGACCCGCAGCGGCGTCATCATCGGCACCCCCGCCTTCATGACCCCCGAGCAGGCCTCCGGCGCCCCGTGCCTGCCCCCCACCGACGTCTTCGCCCTCGGCCAGGTCGCCGTCTACGCCGCCACCGGCCGGCCCGCCTTCGGCGAGGGCACCCCGCACGCCGCCCTGTACCGCATCGTCCACGCGGAGCCCGAGCTGTCCGGCGTGCCCGATGAGCTCGCCGAACTGGCCCGGCTGTGCCTGAAGAAAGATCCGGCCGCCCGCCCCACCCCCGCCGAGGTCATCGACATCTGCCGTCGGATCTCACCGCGGACGGAATTGCGCCGCCCCGAGGGCTGGCTCCCGCCGGCCGTCGCCGCCGACATCGGCCGCCACACCACCATGCCCGCCCCACCGCGCTCGCCCGTTCCGCGCCCGGGGCCCAGGCCGGGCGTCGTCGTGGCCGTCATCGCCGGCCTGGCGGCGGCGTGCGTCGCCGCGCTCCTCGTGTACGGCAGAACCGTGGACCGGTCGGACGGACCGAGCGGGGCCGGATCGCCGGACCGCGGCTCCTCGACGTCGACCGCCCCGAGCGGCAGCGGCACCGGTGACGGCAGTGGAGGCGACAGCGGCGAGAAGGCCGCACCGGCGGCGGACCCGCCGTCCACGTCCTACAAGGGCGTCGACCTGGCCGACGGCTACACCATCTCCCTCTCGGAGCTGCCGCCCAAGCCGTACCACCCGAAGACCGGCCCGCACTACGAAGGGGACTTCGGCTACTTCACCGACTGGGTCACGCAGAGCTGGGGCTTCGCCACGCCCGACGGCAACACCCTGGCGCTGCTCACCAACCGTCAGACCGGGTCGCTGGCCACGTGCCGCTCCGCGACCCGGTACTCCCAGCAGATCTCACGGGAGAACGCGGTCAAGGGCAGCCGGATCTGCGTGGTCACCGCCGCCGGGCACATCGCACTCGTCACGGTACGGGGCTACTCCCCCGAGGGTGCGGACAACTACTACGCCACGGTCGACCTGACGGTCTGGCAGAACGCGGAGCAGCCCGGCGAGGATTGA
- a CDS encoding SGNH/GDSL hydrolase family protein, producing MKRTLTRPGTRRGVALGAAALTGMVTLLGFGAGTAGASPAGHGGGGRDYVALGDSYASGPLIPDQVDPTCLRSSHNYPSLVAARENARLTDVSCSGATTAEMTAPQGAAPAQLAALKRSTDLVTLSIGGNDIGFSSVIATCAGVTSSDPTGAPCRAHFTAGGHDQLAERVAQTAPKVATVIRGIHRRAPHARVVVVGYPDLFPDDGSACTSATVPFAAGDFSYLRDTEKALNAMLATQARKAGARYADTYTPTIGHDMCAPTGTRWIESLAPATPAAPAHPNAQGEAAMAGAVHQVVTRHHR from the coding sequence ATGAAGAGAACACTGACCCGGCCCGGCACCCGTCGCGGGGTCGCACTCGGTGCTGCCGCCCTGACGGGCATGGTGACGCTGCTGGGCTTCGGAGCAGGGACCGCCGGCGCGTCGCCGGCCGGTCACGGGGGCGGTGGACGGGACTACGTCGCGCTCGGCGACTCCTACGCGTCCGGCCCGCTGATCCCCGACCAGGTGGACCCGACGTGCCTGCGGTCGAGCCACAACTACCCCTCGCTCGTCGCGGCACGTGAGAACGCCCGCCTCACCGACGTCAGCTGCTCGGGGGCGACCACCGCGGAGATGACCGCGCCCCAGGGCGCCGCACCGGCGCAGCTCGCCGCCCTCAAGCGCAGCACGGACCTGGTCACGCTCAGCATCGGCGGCAACGACATCGGCTTCAGCAGCGTCATCGCCACCTGCGCCGGCGTGACGTCCTCCGACCCCACCGGGGCCCCCTGCCGCGCCCACTTCACCGCGGGCGGCCACGACCAGCTCGCGGAGCGCGTCGCGCAGACCGCGCCCAAGGTCGCCACCGTCATCCGCGGCATCCACCGGCGCGCGCCCCACGCCCGCGTCGTGGTGGTCGGGTACCCGGACCTGTTCCCTGACGACGGATCGGCCTGCACCAGCGCCACGGTGCCCTTCGCGGCCGGCGACTTCTCCTACCTGCGCGACACGGAAAAGGCGCTCAACGCCATGCTGGCCACCCAGGCCCGCAAGGCGGGCGCGCGCTACGCCGACACCTACACCCCGACCATCGGGCACGACATGTGCGCGCCGACGGGCACGCGCTGGATCGAGTCCCTCGCCCCCGCGACCCCGGCGGCACCGGCGCATCCCAACGCCCAGGGCGAGGCGGCCATGGCCGGCGCCGTGCACCAGGTCGTCACCCGTCACCACCGCTGA